CGCTACGCGATCACCAATGGCGAGCTCGAGCTGTACTTCCAGCCCCAGTATTCGCTGGCAAATCACACGGTGACCGGTTTCGAAGCGCTCGTGCGCTGGCATCATCCCGAACGTGGAATGGTTCCGCCCATGGAGTTCATTCCCCTGGCCGAAGACACCGGGCTGATCGTGCCGCTCGGGGAGTGGGTTCTGAACGAGGCATGCCGGCAGGCAGCGCACTGGCCCGATCACCTCAGGGTCGCGGTCAATCTGTCGCCGCGCCAGCTGAGGGGACATTCCTTTGGTCCGGTCCTGATCAGCGCATTGACAAAATCCGATCTCAGGGCGGATCGCCTTGAACTCGAGGTGACCGAAAGCGTTCTTCTGATCGAGTCGGAGGAAATTCTCGACGCGCTGCATCAGGCCAAGACGCTCGGCGTGAAGATTTCCATGGATGATTTTGGAACCGGCTATTCGTCGCTGAGCTATCTGCGCCGGTTCCCGTTCGACAAGATCAAGATCGACCAGTCCTTCGTCAGATCCATGGCGTATTCGGACGAATCCGTTTCAATCGTCAAGGCGGTCATAGACCTGGCGAAAAACCTCGACATGACGACAACCGCCGAAGGCGTTGAAACCGAGCTCTTGCTTGAAATGCTGAAAGACATTGGCTGCACGGACGCACAGGGATACTTCCTCGGCCACCCGATGCCCGTATCCGAGCTTGAAGAACTCCTGTTCGAATGCCGGGCCGCCATCTCCACCGCCGCTCAATAATCCGCATCTGATCCGCACCGGGCAACCCGTGGGACTGCGCGCAAGCGCCGGACGCCGTGGAATACCGGCACCTCCGGTGTCGGAAGGCCTGTCCTATTGTAGGGAGGCGCGTATAGCTTCGCTCGCCCTCCAGTAAAATCAATTGATTAGGAGGTGTTTTGTTCGCATGTGTTTTCGCGGTCGTGGCGAAAACAATTTCGCCTACGCACGGCTAACGGCAAATCCTGGGAATTGGTTTTTGATACTCCCAGCCACGTTATAATTGGCAAAAAGGCCCTGACATAGGGGCTAATTGTGTATTGCACCGAACTCGCAAAATGGGCGGGAAGCGGACATTCGCTGCACTTTGTGCCAAGGTCCGGTTTACAGATTTGGTAGTTATCGAATCCCGGCCCATAGCGGTGCGAGTGGATCCCTCGTACTGCGGCACGTGGCAGCATGGTCAATCAAAGGTGGCAACCGACATATGGCAGTGTGTTTCAAAAGCTTTGTCGTCGGTTCAATGTCTCGTTCGGCAATTCACCGAAGATTTCTTTGTAATAGCCCGCCATTCGTCCAAGCTCATAGAAACCGTGCATATGGGCTATTTCTGCAACCAGCATCTCTTCGCGCTCGGCAGCTTTCAGGCTAGCTCGCAAAGCGTGGAGCCTCTTCAGGCGATGAAACGCCACCGGGCCAATTCCCAGACTTTCCCGAAATGCTTGATAGAGACTTCTGCGTGACGCACCAAGTTCACGACAGAGATTTTCGATTTCCAGTCTGGCCTCCGGGTCCCAGTCATTCATGATCGCTTCTGCGCGTGAGATTATCAGCTCGCGGTTTAGAGTTGTCGCACTTGGTACAAAAGTGGAAAAAGGTGCCGCTTCTAGTACTCCACCAAGTGCATGGAGAACCTGTTCTGGTGTCACAGAATTTTGAATTTCCCCTCCTTCTGACAACATAAACGCCTTTTGCAACAAACCATTCAGCTGGTCATGTGCCGCCTTGGTCGGATTGAGAAATGCAACGATACCGTTCGGGAGCCCCACATCGTCGGCCAGTCCTTCACTCAATACGACTTCGTATGATTCAAAGTCTGGTTCCGTAACCGAGGCCACAGTGCCAGGACCAGCGCGGCAGAATAGATTTGAAGCCGTGTAAGATTGCCCATTTACGGTGGCTCCGGAGCGGGTATTTTTTGCCGGAACCACAAGATGAACAGAGCGGTCGGTTTCTGTGTCGATCCATCGGTGCCGGGCGCTAAATTTGGTTCTTACAAGCCGTATATCAGCAAACTCAAGCAACGAAGCACTGCACGCTGCTTCACCGGCGGAGAGCTGAAGAACATCAACCTCATGGCTTTGCGAACTGACAACAACATCAGTTATTTGTTCCAATCCGCGGAGTGTTGCATGGGTCAGCATCATTGATATCGCTCAGAAAGAATGCACACGCTTCTTTTTCCTAATTTTGCACAAACTGCATAAAAGAAAAAACCGACGCATGATTTAGTTTGGACCTTATAAGTGGTGCTTTGCCAAATGGAGGCCGAATTGAAATTTTCCGTTTCTCTGATAGCTCTGACCGTCGCCGCTCTTGTAGCAGTTCCCGGTACCATCCACGCACAAGAGAACAGCGTCAACGGCATTCCATTCGAATGGGCGCCTTGGAAAGATCCGAACAACCCGAATGTCTTGATTTACAAAGACAGTAAGGACGATCTGTTTGCTCGGCGTGACACGTCTGGAGACCCGGAGCGGGAACCAGGACTGTTCTTTCCGAACCGTTATGTTACCGGGCCTATGTGGAACGCAATTCCAACTTTTATGGGGGCGCCAATCGCACTCTCGCCCGCAGACCTTACAGCTGGCGAAGTCGACGTTGCGCTCGTGGGGCTGTCCATCGGTGACCAGATGCTGCCGGGTGGTCGGTTTGCTGCGATGAAGATGCGGTCGCTTACCGATTATCTGTTTTACCCGTTCCAAGGCACAGATCAGGCGCTTGGTGTCGATATTTCAGAGCTCGTGGTGGCCGACTACGGAACGATTGCTGCAAACTGGATGGCTGACAACCAGACCAATCTCGATGAAGTGCATAAAGTGCTCTCTGAGATAATCAATGCCGGGGCGGTTCCTATCGGGATTGGTGGAACGCACATCCAAAGCTACGCATTCATGACAGCCCTCGGACAGAAACACGGCCCAGGCGAGGTTGCGGTCCTGCATATCGACGCGCATTACGACGCCTACAGCAAAGAAGCCGGTAACTTTGTTCACAACGGATCGTTTTTCAAACTGGCGGTTGATAGCGGCTTGCTGGATGGTGCAAAGCTTCACCACATCGGCCTTCGCGGATCCACGCCGGATTCCAAAGACCTGAAATGGATGCGCGAAAACAAGCTGCGGTTCCACTTCCAGACAGAGATCGAAAAGGATGGATGGGACGCGGTGCTGGCCCGGTTGCTTGGCGAACTGAAGGGCATGAAGCTTTATGTCTCGTTCGACATGGACGGTGTTGATCCGGCCTATGCACCGGGGGTTGGCACGTCGGAGCCCGGCGGTTTGACTGCTGAACAAGCCATTCAGTTGATGCGTGCGGTAGGGATACAGAATGAGATCGTTGCAGCCGAGTTCAACGAGTACAACCCGTTTCTGGACGATGCCCACCAGTCCACGGGTATACTAATGGATCGACTTGCACGTTCGCTGATGGCTGGTATGCAGGGGCGGCGTGAAGGCATCGAAGATCCGCTGTATTTTGATCCCGAGCGTATCCTGCACAACGGCGGTAACAACTAGAGTACTAAACTGCCGTCCTTCTAATGGCTGACATGTGGACTGTTTAAGTTGAAAACTAAAGCGTCTTTCTGGCGCGAGCCCTTGTTTCATTTCCTCATCTTGGGGGGGCTCGTTTTTGCCGCCGACGCTTTTTTCGCGTCGGCGCGCAAAGAACAAGTCATCGTCGACCAGAGCACCATCGACTACCTCGTGGCGCGGCAGGAAAATATTGAGCTGAGGGACATAGCCCCACAGGAGGTGGAAGACCTGATTGCTGCGCATGTTGAAGACGAAATTCTCTACCGCGAGGCCTATAAGCGTGGCCTCAATGAGGGTGACAGTCGCATGCGCCGCAATATGATCCTTAAAATGAGAGGTCTCCTGGTCGCCGAACTGGACACGCCGACTGACCAACAGCTCAAAGACTTCTACCAGAGATCCCTAGAACGCTATACATCGGAAGAGCAGTTTCAAGTCGATCATGTCTATTTCCGTGACGAAGCATCTGTCCCGGACAATCTTCTGGAGCAATTGAACCAAGGTGCGGATTTCCGGTCTGTTTCCGAGCGCTATACGCCAACCTTTGGCCGATCATCGGTACCTGCTACTCGCAGCGAACTCGCGGAAATCTTTGGCAGGGAAGCCGGCCAGACCGTTGTCAACGCCAGGTCCGATGCATGGATGGGGCCGTTTTCGTCTTCAAATGGTATTCACTTTGTGCGCCGAACCGGGCTGATCCCACCGCAACTTGCGAAATTTGAAGAGGTGGAGCCCTATCTCCTCATGGATTGGCAGTCAGAAGAAGCACGCAAACTCATTGAAGTTGAATTGGAAACTGTCCGAAACGACTATGATGTTGTGGTGGAACGGGAATGATCAGGGGGATTGCCTCTGCAAAAGAGGGCGAGCGACT
This region of uncultured Roseibium sp. genomic DNA includes:
- a CDS encoding helix-turn-helix domain-containing protein, whose amino-acid sequence is MMLTHATLRGLEQITDVVVSSQSHEVDVLQLSAGEAACSASLLEFADIRLVRTKFSARHRWIDTETDRSVHLVVPAKNTRSGATVNGQSYTASNLFCRAGPGTVASVTEPDFESYEVVLSEGLADDVGLPNGIVAFLNPTKAAHDQLNGLLQKAFMLSEGGEIQNSVTPEQVLHALGGVLEAAPFSTFVPSATTLNRELIISRAEAIMNDWDPEARLEIENLCRELGASRRSLYQAFRESLGIGPVAFHRLKRLHALRASLKAAEREEMLVAEIAHMHGFYELGRMAGYYKEIFGELPNETLNRRQSF
- a CDS encoding arginase family protein — translated: MKFSVSLIALTVAALVAVPGTIHAQENSVNGIPFEWAPWKDPNNPNVLIYKDSKDDLFARRDTSGDPEREPGLFFPNRYVTGPMWNAIPTFMGAPIALSPADLTAGEVDVALVGLSIGDQMLPGGRFAAMKMRSLTDYLFYPFQGTDQALGVDISELVVADYGTIAANWMADNQTNLDEVHKVLSEIINAGAVPIGIGGTHIQSYAFMTALGQKHGPGEVAVLHIDAHYDAYSKEAGNFVHNGSFFKLAVDSGLLDGAKLHHIGLRGSTPDSKDLKWMRENKLRFHFQTEIEKDGWDAVLARLLGELKGMKLYVSFDMDGVDPAYAPGVGTSEPGGLTAEQAIQLMRAVGIQNEIVAAEFNEYNPFLDDAHQSTGILMDRLARSLMAGMQGRREGIEDPLYFDPERILHNGGNN
- a CDS encoding peptidylprolyl isomerase, which codes for MKTKASFWREPLFHFLILGGLVFAADAFFASARKEQVIVDQSTIDYLVARQENIELRDIAPQEVEDLIAAHVEDEILYREAYKRGLNEGDSRMRRNMILKMRGLLVAELDTPTDQQLKDFYQRSLERYTSEEQFQVDHVYFRDEASVPDNLLEQLNQGADFRSVSERYTPTFGRSSVPATRSELAEIFGREAGQTVVNARSDAWMGPFSSSNGIHFVRRTGLIPPQLAKFEEVEPYLLMDWQSEEARKLIEVELETVRNDYDVVVERE